The DNA region tattattttctaaTCACCCTTGGCCTCTCAGGCAACGTACTATCTGTCACTCTGTCTGACTCTTCTCaagaatgatataaaaaattatagtcaTCCTATGATAGTTTAtacttttatattgttttgtttaatagtATATTCACATGAGATAAATCTTTATAGATCAATCGtcagtaattgaaatattagAGAGGTTGGGATTTaaaacgtgtacgggtacgtgtgttaaaactacacgtacatgtacacgtttttgtaatttatcagttgGGATTTCTTAACTTGTAGGATATAAACCTGTACGTAAATCGATGcagttttgtgacatgaatttatttagttagttccaaataaatgataaatttcttatcaattttcatgcaaatgaagtttaaaaatctatataatgtatcacaagAATACATTCACTCatcaataagattttatttattgtaaaaagcTACACATTTGTACTTACGTGTAGACGACACTCTACAAGTTTAGAGAACGTGTAGAAACCATGTCATCACAAAAACTGATGACATAATACGCGAAGAATTTAGTTGATTCCCCTAGTTCACGTACacgtacccgtacacgtttgaaatctcaacctctGTATTAGCTCATCTTTCCTCTATCTGCATGGACCTTAATTTTCATGTACAATTAGACATATGTCTActgtttttaaataaagcaaGTGTCATACTAAAAATACAGTAGGTCGTACAGTGGTTGTATCAGTAATTGAACAATTCCCATGTAATTCATAGTTACTTAAAACGGAGATCAAAGCATAGATGGTCTTAGTTTCCAACATTTACACAATTTGTTAAGCTTGCATGGTTCTTTCTATGCAAATCAAGAGTACATAAATGTCAGTAATCTTTGAGGAGATTTTGCAAAAGATATCTTTTATTTGTATCTTTTATAGTTATATTTATTGTGcagcttaaaaaattaaaattgaaatatttgtttttcaatttatttaatcagAGAGAAAAGTGGATTCTGAAGTGATAAAGTCCACATCAAGTGacctgtaagtacatgtaccagtattatTCTTTTATACTTTTATGACTTACACAATTAAATCACTCAGGTTACCTTTTTACAagttaattgaatattttatgactattatattttatgatactACCAAGCCAATTTGGAATTTActattgaagatttttttttaattcttatgcTAAACTTCCTAAATATTGTCATCTTCATATTTAGCTACCGTAAATTGACTAAATTCCTTATTAAATGCAAGGAATTAATTGCCtcataaaatcgcgagaagcagtCCTCACAGATTATAAAATCTTGCTCTTATTTTTCAGACTGTTTTGAACTATAtgaatcaaaacaaaaagttggtgctcacaattttatattctcgcgatttgggGCAAAACAGAGGAATCGCGAGATTAAGTACtcacgtaaaataaggaatttacagtacattgTATTAATAAATTACACTGCGATATGATCGATTTAAAGGTTCTCATTTGAAATATGCATTAGTAGGAGATTGGTATGAAATTATCAATTTGTGTGATAAAGCCTGCTGCTGATTTCAAAGTAAATGTTTCACGTTTTAGTAGCAAGGATGTTAAGATTGATATGGAATTGGATTTACAACCTCTGCTTCAAAAGAGCTGTGAATCTCAGTTTGAGAAAAAACCTATTGAGCTTCAAACGCTTGGAGCAAATCCAGATGAAATGGATCTTCTGCATGATACCTGCAGCTCTAACAACAAGACCAAACAAGGGGATCTGGAAACAGATGGACCTCCAGAAATCTCTCCCACTAAGATTCAAAAGGAAGGACAGTTGTCTAACCTAAATGATGAAAGGTTGAAGACAGATAGCCCTCAGGAACTACCACAGGATCATCCAATGCCAGCTACTGCccaaagtaaaatttcatttctaaaattttatcaaGGAGGAATATGCCATTCCAAAATCTCCTTAAATGGGTctttatatagagtaaatctttcaaaattagattaattttttgaaaaatatttcattaattcatTAGTGCATTTGATTCATTTCAATTCATTAGTACCAGACATAGCTAAACCTAACAATTATTGGGAATCgatgaagcaatttttttttttctaaatcttgATGAAATTCAttcttcataaaataatttagtGATATCATATTTGTAGAGCTTTTTAAAATGCACAATGAcactttttttttggctttttagCAAACTCTAGACTTACAGAAGGCAATCTATGGACTATATCCAAAGAACTCGTTTCTGGACACCTCTTCCTTGCAGTGGCCAGAGACTTTAAGATGGAGGAAGCCGACATAGAAGCCGTGAAGATTGACAACGAAAAGTATAGCAATGTCAGAGAGACCTCTTACCAGATGCTTCTGCTGAttacaaaaaaaagggggaagaTAACTTTTCATGAGTTAAAAAACTCATTGCAGAAACATGATCGGAAAGTATATGAAAAAGTTCTCATTGCTTTAGATCAGGCTGGCTCAAATGAGCCATAGTGCACAATGTATGCATTATGTTAACGTTGTATGGCAGTTCTGAGGATATGTTCTGATTTTGTTTTACCGGTGTTAACGTTTTTGACTTCAGAGAACAAATTAACTGTTTATTACCGTAGTTTGAAATTTCTTGTACATTGTTAGACACATTAGAGTATCTTATTCTATACGCTTGGttcttaattaatttttagattgtaaaagtgatatacatgtagttttatgtGTAGATTTGGATTTGCTGCTTCAACAGATAATATTGTAAGATATATGATTAATGCACAAGTGTAATCAATGTCAATTAGTtatactaacaatttttttatgcttTGTTATTTGTGAATGTctttattcatgtacatgtcaGGTACAGTTTTTGCTTTATATTATAAGGACTCTGCTAGGTCAAAATGAATTAACCTAGgaatttattttccaaattctgaaatgttaaaaaattattaaaattttggaaaacAATTTTATGAGTGTCAGAGAATTCAAGCAGTCacttttaattttgcattatgAAGATAAAACTATGTACCTGTATTACAATAACATGTCTTTTCTTTGACTGCATACTGGTATCTATGAGTAAATATGATTTGTAGCCAAATTCACTACTTAAAATCCTATCTAAGACCATATAAGATTTAGCAAGTTTAGGCAAAGTGAATTTTATTCTTCTTCTAATGTAACATGCAATTATTAAACTtgctgtcttttttttttggaccaatttaaaaaattttaaagaaaaaaaacccaacatgactataatatatatgaaaaaattacttaAGTTATACTTGGCAGGGTCCTTGCATGTAACTGTCTTTGTATTTGTCGACATTTAATGTGAACTACGCCAAGCACGTTGTGTGCTATAGGGTAAAAAGTTGGTCCATTAAATGAAGAGAATTACTGGTATGATTTCAATAATTTGTCTACATGCGTAGTACAATTATTGGGAATCATTAGGGTCAACCCCTTTTGTGACGATATAGACATTTCATTATGGAGGAGTATATCATACTACTTCATTGTTGCGATTTTGTAATCCATTAAGGGGTAAACCCCTTTATTCTGATGAAATGAAGTTTCTCAGTTCAAATagtacagatacatgtatgttgattcTAGAGCAAGGGTCTAATTTGAAGTGAgaattgtttgatttatttgcccGATCTGGGAtagttatgtatatatattatgttgatTTGTTACAAGATAGTGAAATGAATGGATGTTGAGTTGACAGTTTGCTTTGTTCAATATTACTGGTAGATGTGTTTAATATGCATGGAAAGCTGAGGACATTTCCTAATTTTAAAGGCATTTGTTTTTGCTTGAAGGacttatgtaattttttaatggCATATggaattttaatgaaatgatatataatcttttattgcattaaattttagaaaGTATGTTGTTAAGGTTACCCTTAACAGTGTACACATACAATATGGTGCATTTTTATAGGGGGATTATATTCACTTGTATTTTAAAGCAGTTTATATGTATTGTTGAAGCTAGGATTGATATCAGAATTGTTTGCAATGATGTACTGTTGGTTTTGAACCTGTTATCTAATATGTGCCATAGACAAAGGTGCTCAGAATGTAGTCTGACTCAATGTCAGGAATATTTCTATCAATTAAATGGCTAGAGCTGGTGTCTCAAACCACCTTAAAACATAATTAGTGTACatcacaaaatttacaaaactgGAGTGAACCTGTAACCTTTTTGCTTGTGTCCaacatttttttacaatgtaaaaaGTTTTCTTCTAGCAAACAATATCGGATGTTATATCCACATATTTTGCTATGTCAAAGCAGGCATGATAAAAGCTAAATGGTAAAATTAGATCattacaacaaaaaaaaaacactaagaattttaaacaattttcagaaataaaacttatatttACTGGTCTGGTGCCAAAAAGTTACACTAGCTGACACAGTTTTGGtctgaaataaatgataatgcTACTAGAACTAGATTACAGTCaattatgattaattaaatatttttgaaaaggtaaaatagAATGAATACTATTTCAGATTTAAATTGTGGAGATTTAAtatcatgttaatgtttaaagaaactagctacaaacaaacaaatattgataGATTAATTTGTTAAGCAGTCTATAAAACAAATTCTGTGTTCTATATTTATATGTGGCCTAGTGTAAACATtgcaaattttgattaaaaatgacaaaaatgtgAGAggtgtaaatgtaaaaaaaacttaagataATTTGAATAAGCCTATTCCTCAGTGGTAAATATAacaattacaaaaattaaaggAACTACTGCATATGATTGTTCCCCTTTGGGTGGTCAATGTGCAATACATATTaccttctttaaaaaaaaaagaattggatcttttatagaattaaattttataatttgtgtATTTAAATGCTGTAGTTGATTTGTTTATTGGATTCAGACagtatttgtaaattattagTTTCTTTATAGCTGTGAGCAAATATAGCGCCATTCTTTTTAATCAGCCAAGCTTATgaatatatgaaatgaacatgCTTGTTCTTCTAttcttattattgtttttttagtaAAGTGTGTGTTAATTATTAGCATTAATATGATTAATGTGTGTTCAAGGTTTTAAACTGTTGTGTCTTTTTTCATAGTTGAACTATAGTTAAATTATAAactataaattattatattacaatTCACCAAACTTTTTGTTTACCTATTACACGTATTTTTGGTACCTGCTGTATAATAAGTGAAAACTAGAAACTATATCACATGGGTCTTCCGTCTTAGACCAGTAATATAAGGTGATACCATCAGTTAAGAAGACATTTTTTGTTTCACCCTGACCAAAATTGTTTTTGGCATTATTACTAATCATAAAAAAGGTTTGGTCCCATTAGCTTTTCTTCATATATAATAATCATTGTCCAGAACTGTTCagaatgtacatgtttatatttttcgaGATATTAAGGAAAGAATATATTGGGATCCTTATACATTATATAGAGGTCATTCTTAGAAAACATTAACTGTAATTTATaatgtcaatgatttttttttagaaatttagaAATTTCATGGAAATCAATCAAGTTCATTCGTtctttttggttatttttttttttaataattttacaatttagacggaagaccctatttaaaaatatttgtttcagTATGTTTGCGTCTCTGCATATTAAATCTTGTACACTGTCATAgactttcaaaataaaactgttgTGCACCTACTATAGAATGTTTTGTTTGAggttatatctttttaaatcaCCATTTTGTTGTGCGTTATGGTAAGTGTGCAACACTGACCCAACTTAACTAACATTGCATGGCACTGTTTAAAGTATAATCAATGTTTGACAAACATAGGGTACTGTAATCAACTATTATTCCACGTTGGTCAGTTTTCGACAGAAACGGAGACCACAAATTAAGATATTCAGTACGATTAAATACACGAGTTTCTAATGAATCgtattaaaaatatcttaaaagcACGTACAattgtaagacagaaaaataatGAGTTAAATTCAGGATTTTGAAATGTTGAGCGAAGTTGTGTTGGAATGTCCTTTCTCgttcaaaaaagaatttttatcgTAACAATGATTTATAAAGGTTGATTAATACGGCGGTTGGTGTTTTTCCGTAATCTGAAAAGTTGaattttgaaaacatatttaACACGTATGCGCACTCaatttcatattcaaaatttcatttctatGACGATTTTGGTATGGCAGACCATTCTTAACACTTCAAAAACAGACGGTTTTTGcagattttttgttgtttttcttaacatttattttgtaattttgccGATCATTTTTAAATTCGGAAACTTATAAATCGGGGACTtggcatcgtttttgaaaggagGCAGACTtgtcaaaaatcttgacaagccaaaaaaaaattataataacataataaatacattttaatcgCCATATCTTCAAAATTCTATTCCGTGTAAAGAGCGAGAGCCACGAACCATTGAAACTGGCCTTtacttatcaaaaatcaaaacaaaacaaacaaaataaaaaaaaggacaaaaaaaaacttcaccATAATTATATTGACTAATAAAAGCTAGTGTAGTCGACAATCATTGAAAAGTACCGGTAGTTAGTCTTTAGTTAAAATTAAacccaaaaaaaagaagacaaaaaaCACTTTACCATAATTATATTGACTAAAGCTAGTGTAGTCGACAATCATTGTAAAGTACCGGTAGTTAGTCTTAGTTAAGCATGAGTTGGTTTTGATAGTATACACCAAAGAAAAcccaaaaatatcttgggaacCTTTggtttaaagaattttaaaaagtacccTTCTATAGATTTGtatttattcaacaaaattgatttttgaatcAAAACAATCTGAGTTTCTGCGGTTTGCTATTCGAAagtactttttagctcacctgattCGAAGGCTCAAATGAACTTTTCttgtcaaaatttgtccgttgtctttcgtcgtcgtcgttggcgttgttgtaaacttttcacattttcaccttctccagaaccacaaagtcaatttcaactaaacatCCTTAGAAGAGCtttcaagtttgatcaaacgAAGGGCcagtttcgcaattatctcccttttaaaaggggatttgccctttattttaacaatttagaatcacCTTCACATAAACATGCTTTGCactattttgattaaatttggcccagtggttttagacagcaagtcaaaaatgtgaaagttAACTATTTAAACTGACGGACGGATAGAtgacggacaacaggtgatcagaaaagctcacttgaattttcggttcaggtgagcttaaatcttgaatttacactacctgatgatgcttccacacaaatatCAGCTTTATAATTTCTCACGGGCGagatggtttttgagaaaaagtttttaaaagaaatataccaACACGTTTTCAATTCTATTCTAAATTATACAGTGTATCCGGTTTAACAGGGAcctgtaattttatattaaaagccCATCTTTAACTCCATAGAGACAATGGACATTTCATAACgataaaaggaaatttaaatttCCCTCCAATCTATTGTTTTCCTTGACAACATTCGTGAGCGGaactattttcttttaaaaaagaaatactgcatatttcaattaacaaagctaaaatagtttaaattttacttataagagtaaaatgatatcattttatggatatatttttaaaaaatgtggaaTGCCAGATAAATCTTACACCTTTTAATTTGTCGCGGAAGTTTTTCCGTTAACTGTACTTCGGTGTAAACAAATGGCCGCCGTCGAACCGAAATGGCAGAACATAAATATGATTTAGCTCTAATTAACACAGAATCGGGGACAAAGATAAGAGAAAAACCTTGGTACGATTTCAAAAATCTGCATGTTTACTTGGTGTGGTTTAAGGTTAATTATGTCAACAAAGTTCACCAAAATATGACCGTAGTCGTTAAGATACGAGTGAAAATGTAAGGCGATGCcaataaaaacaaaccaaaatttaaacgAGACACacgatttgtaaaaaaaaatcaaacctgtttttgtttaaacgATATCATATATATGACTATTGactattaattttcttttcgtCGGTGCAAGACTACATGtttgcatttatatatatacacacataatTTATGTCATACTCATAGTCatgaaaatatgttttgttattttttaattcaaaggTACAAAGAAAGACTACAAACAAAATACATCAAATCTTTAAAACCAGAAGACACATCTAAGTCACTGGTAGGAAAGaattggatttttcttaaagatGGGTTAGATGACTTCAGAGATGGTCTACCACCACCAGTGAAGGGAGAAGTGTTAATAAAGGTTTGTTATACCACTTACATTCATGCATTGCACATAAATATTGCAGAATAAGACATCTTTTGATGTGGTAGATATAGCTGTGTTTTATCTGTAATACAAACAATTACATGGGTATGGTTTATTCTAAACAGGGAATTTCGTAGGCATGTGAATGTGAGATTTTCGAAAGGTCTCCCAACCTAAATCttgctttatatattttttcagggTTCTAAGGGTCCTGGCCCCAATCTTACAGGAAGTAGTGAAAATATTAGTCCGGTGAAGCAACCAGCAGTAAGGAATCGCTTCAGTAAACACCAAATATGTTATTCTCGATCTACCCCCCTTCAACAAAACAGGAGGGACCACATAGACGAGATAGAGTACAGTCTGGTGCTACATCCTCTAGCGCTGTATCCTCATTTAGAAGAAAGTGTCCCTCCAGAGGTATGTTGTAAAAGTATTcgtatttttttgtatattttgcaattttacgATAACCCAAAGAGATTATTCCTTGATATTTAGTTATCTGTaaggtatatttatttttgttaattttaaggaagttttaaaaaattttaaatataaatacatacatgtatcaaagatTCATGGGGTCAGATATCTGTTGTGATTCCTGTTCATATTTAAGGAAATTGTATCAAAATGTCAGTGATTGAAATGCCCTATAAATTaatctatattttttaattttttacttttgcaGTTATTTGAGGACATTGTTGATATATTAGATCCAGAAATGAATCTTGATCCAGATGAAGATTTCTCAGATCAGCTTGATGAGGAAGAAGAGGAAGATGATTTTAAGGAGGAAGGTCAAGGGTCACCAAAGGACAGGGATGAAGATGTAGTCAAATCAGAGGGAGGCCAGAGTCAGGGGTAAGATAAAACACCTATTTATTAATACAGTTTGAATTCAAAATGAAGACACGATTGTTTTAATTGTCTTAATCTTCCATACAATTTTAGTTGGTGATGAACTGATAATAAGAACATGAAAAATTTTGCTTTCGTCTTAATTTCAACACACAAATCCATTGGTAATcatgtaaaattttgtttaaattattgaaGCTATTATAGATTTTAGTGTCTATAGTACCAAATTTCTATGATgcttaaaattttccatttctttttcaGCTCAGATGAACCAAGAATAAGAAATCCATACAGATGGCTCCCTCGAAAAGATGAGAAAGACAAAAAGGATAAGAAAAAATCATCTGACAAATCTGCTTCATCAGAGTCACAGGTAAAATGTTACATAATAAATGGTGGAGAAGTCATTTAGGGAGTAAGTCAAACCAATTAGTGTTTAAAATTGTAAAGACTGATGCTCAAATACTaagtaattaaagaataaaattttgaaataccaGGAACAATATTGATTAATGTTTGGTCAAGGGAAATCTTACTGTCACAGCATATCCTGTACATGTATTGGCACACACTGTTGCAATATCTTGTAGGAAGAACATTTATATAAAGGGATACATTATTATGACATATCTTGTAGGAGGAACACATTAAGAATGTGACAAAGGACTTCTGTGACTGGGTGGCAGAGAGTCTGGGCGGGGACCAGAACAAGTTTGAGGAATCGACCATCATGAGTCTGTTTGCCAGCGGGTACGAGACAAAGCCCGCTCTGTCCGTCCCGATCCATGTAGTGGAACTCACTAACGTCCCCCAGGAGCTCAGACAACAGGCCACTGTGTCCAACCAACAAACCAACAAAAATATACCCCCACCCGAGAAGAAGTCCACAAAATGGGTTAGTGGATatgtaaattaatatttgaaaatgaatcatttagtagaaaaacaaaaatattctttgttaCACTTGCATGAAATATtgcttttatgataaaaatattttaaggtttGATTGAGaagcaaaatatttaattcagcATACCTTATTAGGACGGAAATTTTCAGatattattgataattttggtaAACACAGACAGTAATTTATctcagagagagaaagagagagtgtGTGTTATCTTTCTTTCATAAATGAAATTGTACCTTTAAAGTTAGAATTGTATACTGGTACTGTACTTGAACAGAGTCTGGTTCAAAAATTCTGTCAATAATTAAcgtttctaaaatatttaaaatttgtagaAGTATTCTGGTCAGTATGAACCAAGCTGGGTGAAGTTTAAATATGGGGCCTGGTATCTAGACCCCAAGTCATGGAATAAGAGAAAAGATGATGAACCCCTGGAGAATCCAAAAGACATCAAAGATAAAGAAATGTCAGAGGCCAAGAAGAAGAGTAAAGAGCTGGTGAGTAACAGACTTGGATTTATTGTGTTAATGATGTAGAAACTTTGATATTGGAAGGTTACCATATAGTGTCTAAATCTcataatcaaaattgatttttttctgatataaaGATTGTTAACTTTTATTTCGTTCTCTGCTATCACCATTGGATTTCTGTTATACAAAGCTCGGAATGTTTCatataagatttgttatttgAGATCCATGCGATTAGAGTTAATTATGAATTGTTATTTTAGAATCATATGACAAGAGTTCTGAATTGTTTTTTTAGAACCATGTGATTGCTCAGTCTCAGGGAGCGAAGCTGTTCATGGATTGGGTCAATGATCCAAAGCGACCCCTGGATCCTAAGAGCGACCACAACAAACCAGAggtaggtacatgtagaaggCTCGCCCTGGAATGGAATCGGATTGTccttatgaaataataatgaaCTAGAATTAAAACCAAGAGGAAAACTTCTTCATTATGATCAGTATTTGTAATGTATCTGTATTGAAAGATCAAAGACCTTGAAATTGTTTGgactatctttaaatattaatttgggAATGATTTTGCAACTCttacatatctttttttaattacaaacatCATTGGAAACCCATGTTCAGTCTTTCATGCACTTACAATGTATAAATACTGATCTTTATTGTGACAAATCACTGAACTCTTCTTGTTTGCAAGAATGTTCATTATTCCAGTAATGAAAAAGTGAAACTCTTTAGATTTTGGAGGTATGAAAAGGAAGATCATGTAATTTAAACATACAATTGTTAATGAGTACATGTgtaattaatgatatatttgatgaaatgtttttcaTAAACCTGTCTAAGAGCCAATGGGATTAGGCATGAATTATTCATGAGGATGAGAAAATTTCATCAAGCTGGCCTTTTGTCAGTCACCATATGTGAGACTGGCTGTGGGTTTATGACAATGCAATAcaataaacttgttaaaaaaaagtcaaacaCTTAAATAATTAAATCCTAAGTGTCTTCACTTCACTTCTGAGTCATTAAGAGTTAGTTGTAACTTGATTACAGTGGCTGTCCTGTGTGAAGAAACTGCATGCTTAGTGATGAAAATGTACCACAAGTACTGTTGTCAAGAAATCTGTTGTATGTTTAATGATAGTGCATGCATTTCCAGTTCattttttgcagattttgttatTTATGTTCAAGTTAATTTACAGTCATTGTGGGATACCCATTTGGGATCTTTTCGTTTATTCATTGCTCTGTGTATGTGGTATTGCAGAAACATTGATATCTTATACAGactttgatttattgaaaagCCATTTTTGTACTGGAATCAATTATTGAAATGTTTCT from Crassostrea angulata isolate pt1a10 chromosome 7, ASM2561291v2, whole genome shotgun sequence includes:
- the LOC128156217 gene encoding protein FAM47E-like, translating into MAEHKYDLALINTESGTKIREKPWYKERLQTKYIKSLKPEDTSKSLVGKNWIFLKDGLDDFRDGLPPPVKGEVLIKGSKGPGPNLTGSSENISPVKQPAVRNRFSKHQICYSRSTPLQQNRRDHIDEIEYSLVLHPLALYPHLEESVPPELFEDIVDILDPEMNLDPDEDFSDQLDEEEEEDDFKEEGQGSPKDRDEDVVKSEGGQSQGSDEPRIRNPYRWLPRKDEKDKKDKKKSSDKSASSESQEEHIKNVTKDFCDWVAESLGGDQNKFEESTIMSLFASGYETKPALSVPIHVVELTNVPQELRQQATVSNQQTNKNIPPPEKKSTKWKYSGQYEPSWVKFKYGAWYLDPKSWNKRKDDEPLENPKDIKDKEMSEAKKKSKELNHVIAQSQGAKLFMDWVNDPKRPLDPKSDHNKPEFLDEVAKIQEQAIIEEQKRLKAEQDAKQRKLYTRKRTETEQSAG
- the LOC128156222 gene encoding tumor necrosis factor receptor superfamily member 27-like, whose translation is MLSFKVLILLFMVWSIQGVGGKPMCDPEDHKYYHTQADTCLQCEECLQGEEAISLEDWNIEHSDPEKGPTECRLCRKCQSGTYSDKRSYKCEPCRNCTLYNQYQVSQCTATSDTVCDGVRPTTPRQNITKTTKLDPEKQHENDDDSNDSITITGMICTTVFVLILILFVYLSLRKFCCNKENERKVDSEVIKSTSSDLSKDVKIDMELDLQPLLQKSCESQFEKKPIELQTLGANPDEMDLLHDTCSSNNKTKQGDLETDGPPEISPTKIQKEGQLSNLNDERLKTDSPQELPQDHPMPATAQTNSRLTEGNLWTISKELVSGHLFLAVARDFKMEEADIEAVKIDNEKYSNVRETSYQMLLLITKKRGKITFHELKNSLQKHDRKVYEKVLIALDQAGSNEP